TGCATGAGCTGCTTTGGTGCATATCCCTAACAAGGATATTATAGATGCTTCTATTATTAATTAATGCCaaactgtaccattttatactcctACCAGCCAGTAGGAGAGTTCCTGCTCTAAAGCCCTATTACCATAATCTGATTttgccagatttttttcttgtttatggtAGCTTTGGAATAGAAAACAATACCTTAATCCTATCTTAACTCACCTTCCTGCATGCCATCTTTCCAAAGAGTAAGAATGTTTTCCCCTTCAGAGTTTGCCCCCTCTGATGCATAGCTCTTAACTGTTTGACTTGGTTGGAAATACTTGGCTGAATATACAGATGCCAGAGATAGAATATGCCTGCATTAGCAAAACTCTGGATCCTTCCATTTCTGCTTTATAGGCTCACTAGATTTAGCTGGAGTTGTCTCTCTTTGcccaaagcaataaaaataagccATCATTCTGGATCTTTCTTACCGTTTCTCTAATGCTACAGATTTGGTCAAATTGTAGTCTACCATCCAAAGTAGTGCAGGCCTCAAAACCTGACCAAACATTCTATCACCATGGAATTTGAGGTACCTGCTTCTCAGCCTATGCCCAGCTATAAAAATCAAGGAAGCTGTTAGTGTGGAAGAAGGGAGGATGGGCATTGGTGGACCACCAGCATTCTTGGCCACAGCTTCCTTCTGGCATCACCTTTTTCTCCccttattaactttatttttgttgtctggaAAAGTCCTTATATTGTCCTAGTTCTTGAATAACAGAGTTGGGTTGACCATTTTTCTCATTCAACCATCTTCCATCTCTCTTGATGGGGAATACTCAGGTGCTCTTTTCCTCCTTGGCTGCTTTCAAGAAcacttttgtttttggtgtttccATGATTCCTCAACAATGCAAAGGacgggtttttaaaaattgatcctACTTGGTACACAGTGGGATTCCTGAATTTGCGGATTTGTGAGAATTTCAGAAAGTTCTCAGCCTTTTCTTGTTGACAGTgattttcctcattctctcttcttctgttgcaATTTCCCACTAGATGTTtgactttctcatttttatcctGTTAacttctttctgcccctctgtATCTGTTCTTCTTGTAACTTTTTCATGCTTTTCTAGTTCACGAAACTTCCCTCCAACAGTGTCTTATTGTTAAATCTGTCCATTGTATTTTAAATTGtgatatttcttcatttctaaattgCAAATGCAGAATATTAATAGGCATTGTTTTGAAAAGCCAATTTGCTTAACAGAATTATATCTGTATGAAATGATATACACTTGTACAAAAAAGTTatcctctaaaaaaaattatcctctaTAACAGATTTTGAAATAAACATCAAACCAGGCCGTTCATTCCTTCAGGCTTGAAAGCCTCTGAGGCCCTGAGCAGAGTCCTGTGTATGGCCATGATGGTCTGGAGAACTACTTTCCCATGCTTAAGGCTGTAACTTTCTCTTGCAAATCATAAATGGAAGACACCTTTGGGTTGGGATAGGGTATTGGATAGAAGGAAATGCAGAGGCCAGTGGCCCAGCAGGTGGTGCAGGGCCTTTTGGTGGCGACATGATGATGGGCACTTCTGGCAATGTGCGGTGCTCTTGGCACCAGTGTGAACTGAGCCAACAACCCACGGAAAGGGGAAAGTGCTCTTTAGGACACTTTCAGGAGGATACAGAAGGGGGCAGAACTGGGGTAGGTGTCTTAAgtggtttgagattttttttcctggtcccCAACTCATTTCCAGAAATATCTAAAggaaaagggagggggagaaatgTAGATGAATTTTCTGTGGGGCAGACAGTAGAGATCGAGATCTATACCTTTCACAGAGCATGGGGCTCCAAGGGATTCCAGGGCCTATGGTAAAGGCCCCAGTTCCCCATGAGAACAGATCTCTCTCAGCTCCACCTGGTGAGACTGGGCTTAGATTCCTCTTTCCAGAGGGGTTTCTTTACTCTCTTTTGATTCTCTCAATGATTCTATTTGCTTCTCTTCTCTATAGCTTAATGCCTAGGATTCTTGTTTCAGACATAACTTTTTCTCCATGTTTCCATCATCCTCACTTCTGATCCCATAAAAAATGGTTTGCTTGTTAACTAATTATTTGCCTCTCCAATCAACATATAGGTACCAAGGTCACAGGCTTTGTTTTCATTCACCACTCTATTCCCAACGTTTAGAATACTGTTTGGCCTGGAGTaagtccttaataaatatttattgaatgttgaattcttattttgcttgagattctttgcaGAGATAAAATTGAGTAATTCTTGGGTTATTCCTAAGTGAAACCTGCTGCACTCAGCACCACAGGTTCTGCTCTACTGAATGAGTACAGAATGGAGTAGTGAATGGAGCAGGTTTTTCATGGATGGGATTTAGTAATGTCATCCTTGCCTTCCACAGGTCTGGATTGCTCAGGTAGAGTCAGAAGCCCCATGGCAATAGTGACATTCATCACTGGATTATCTGTTACGTAGAATATGGATTAAGCTGTTACAACAGTATTGCTAAAAGTGGTTTCCTTAAGGGTATGAAAGGGTATGATCTAAAGTATCTTGAGTGTCTaggaattttttcttaaagattttatttattcatgagacacaggcagagggagaagcaggctccatgcaaggaacctgatgtgggacttaatcccgggaatctgggatcacgccctgagccaaaggcggacgctcaaccactgagccacccaggcatccaaagtCTCTAGGAATTTAATTTACCAAAAGATCTGTAAAACCTCTTctggaaaaattatataatttcattgagggaagaacataaaataagaaactggCAAGATATATAGGATTGAAAAAAGTATTGTAAATCAGTCTATACTGCTCTAAATTACAGGATCAGTCAATCCCAACTGTATTCATAATAGAAATGTActaattgattaaaaaatatatataactgggacgcctgggtggtgtCAGCAAAGGGTAGAATAGAGAGGCCAGCCTGATCAGATCTTGCTTGGGCAGACCCTGGATTTTGAGAGGCAGCAGTTCTGAgaagtgaagaaagaaaggatggtGTTTTTAATACAAAGTAGAGGGTTGTGGCTGTGTTTTCATAGGATTTTGTATAGTATTGTGAAACCATTTGATGTTAGCCGGTAAAGTTAGACTTGGGGAAATTTTGGTGTACCAGGATCTATCAAAAGTGTTCAAAGCAACTGGGATGAAAAGCCAAAAATAACATTGAGGGCAAGAAGCAAATcacacaaggggcacctgggcagcttagttggttaagcactcttgatttgggctcaggttatgaactcagggttatgagatcaagccctaccttaggctccacactgggcatggagcctgcttaagattctctcttcttctgtccctcccctccccccagaaaaattaaaattaaaaaattttaaaaagcaaatcacaCAAGAAGATATGCTATGATTCCATTTTTGGGAAACAAAAAATAGGGAAACTAAACAATTCTTGATTGCAAGGGTACATTTAGGTAAAACAATCAAGTGAACCAAGGGATTGCAGGAGAGGAGCTCTATGACTTCAGGGGGCAAGAAGGAGGCTCACACGGCAACTTTCTCAGGTCCTGGCACCTATTTCAAAATCCACGTAATGACTACAGAGGCGTTCATTTGATTCTTtagaatatacaaatatataacatacaaatatatttttgcagTCATCTGCACATATGATGCatcttacaatttaaaaatttttttaaattatgcactAACAAGACAATGTGATACATAGAATGAATGTTTGCTACCTGCCAGGACCCAAGCTAATTGCTGTGCACAACAATCCCTGAATCACAATTCTATTATTCCCATGCTGGGGCCACTTGGGTCACTGGGAGACATCATCTCTTGTCCAGAACCACACACGAGGAAGGAGCTGGGTAGGGCTTTCTTTCATCTCAGGCATGGCTGATTCCAAAGCCTGCTCCACCATCTGCCTCACTCATAGCATAGGATGTCCAGGGTAGTACAACAACCAGAGTCCCTTCACTTGCCACTGGGAGATGTGAGCGTGTACTTGGTGCAGGGTCATAGCCCAGACCAGACCCAggcccacccacccactcaccagACAACCCAAGCCAAGCTCAGGGAGTATATAGCATGTCCCTGAACACCGTGTGAGGCTGCAGCTTTGACGTGGAGCTGACTGAAACACCCTTAGGAAGTTTTAGAGCAGGTGATGCAGCTGCCTGTGAAGTGAGCTCTGTGCAGATGAGTAACATGCAACAGAGTGGGCAATTCAAGCCTTGTTAGGAGCCCCAGGTTTGCCAAGTGGAATGTAActctctagcttttttttttttctttttttttttttttaagattttattcacagtACAAgtggtgggagggatgggggaggtcTGGAGAGAGATAAGTAGGCTACTTGCagagtagggaacctgatgtggggctcaatcccaggcctctgggatcatgacctgaactgaaggcagacacttaaaagAGTCACTCGGGTACCCCTCTTCAGCTCTTTCTTAAATGCTCcctaaataaagacttaaaattttttttggaaagattttgttTAGAGACAGAACAAGTGGGGGGtaacgagcagagggagagaatcccaagcaggctctatgcccagtgtggagccgcATGTGGGGCTCAgtaatctcacaacctgagatcatgacctgagctgaaatcaagaatcagatgtttaacagactgagccactcaggcactcctaaCATTTAGTCTGTTCACTCAAGAGTATTCATTCACCGGTATCTACCAAGTGTCAAGTTCTGTAGGGCTGAATTCAATGGGGATGTTGATTTGCCCTTGTCCTGGGACATAGCAAGAAACACATCTATGGAAGGAGAAGTCCTCAAAGTATTtaggaaagcagagggagaaatgggagaACTCTACAAAACTTCTGGATGTAATTCCTTTTCTAGAAGTGTAGAAAACCCAGGAAGTGCAAAAGCTGGAAGCTATGATAAGAAAAACCTTAAGCTAGGGATTTCTCATGGTATcgttaaagagaaaaatgacaaaccATGTATTATTCACAGCAGTCCCCAAGATCAGGTGGGACAACTGAacgagttaccatgtccaggaaGATTTAGTGCTAGTGTGAACGGAGATGGAGAGGTACTGAGGAAATAGAGGCGGCCCACTTGGCCAAATCAGATGCAGTGCAGGGAGAAAGTCTTCCTCACTCCAGCCAAGGTCCTTGGGAATTCAAGGCTGCTAACACCCATGGGGGAAAGCTGCCAGTTGCAGGGTGCacacccggggtggggggggtgggtaaTCTTCCCTTCAGCAGTGCTGAGGAACAGACCATCAGGTAGGCACCACTGAGTCAAAGTGTTTAAGATGCCTATTCCAGTTCGCGCTGGCTTAAAGGCACTGGGTCTGGAGCCATGGGGCCACTATGCTGACAGAGTGGGATGACAGGTCTGAGCCACCTTGCGGTGCTGGGTTGGGGCAGAATCTTAGCTGTGAACAAAAGAAATAGGATCTCTCTCCTGGAGGCAGGAAGATGCCCTGGGCAAGCTAAACCTAGGTGGCTAAGATCTGTGAAAAATTCCACCTACGATCCCTTGCCTGATTCATGCTGGGCACAAGTCAACTATGCCAGGGATTCTAGAGGGaaaaaacaactatttattgTGGGAATGCCAGGAAACAAATGCCTGAGCAAGAAGCAAAAGAACACAGCAAGGTCTCTGGTTTGGAGGTCCTGGCCACTAGCACACATAGCTTGAGAGCAGGTATGGGATGCCATGATTATTCTCTGGAAGACAGATGAAGTTGCCAGAATATATCGTTTTTCAAGCCCTTGTTCCCTGAACAGGCCCCCTACCCCAGATAATGCTAACAAATAAGCTGTTAATACCATctactcctctccctgctcccattTCCTAGGTTTCCTTCTGCACCTgtttctccccacctcctccccagccaTCCTGATCCCAGGAATTAACTGGTGTTGCTAGCCACTTAGAGCACTACAAAGTCCTATGGGTTCAAGGCCTAAGCACATTGCACTTTATAGTTCTACGGTAGAGGTATCCAAACTTGTTCTGCATAGCCAATGTACAATCACCATGCTTGAGAGCTATGGGATCCCTTCACTACCCGTCCTACTGGAAGGGGCCCTGGAAATCAGGTTACACAGACATTTATAGCTCTTTGGGAGTTCATCAACAAATCATTTAGGTTCCTCAAAACCTCCActctatttctctaatttttaatggGTCAAATGTTACTAGGACTTCAGGAGAGCTGTTAAGCATATTAAATAGAATCGAAAACACAGAACAGATATGGAGAGCACAACAGGACATTTTTGTACACACACCTGTACAACCCTCCCAGAACCTGAAGGCAAGCTGACCTGGTAACAGGCTGGGGCCCCTCCAGTGGTTCCTACTCTACCTTTAACCTAGGCTGATATTCAAATATAGAGGCCACTCAAGAAGTGGCCACACAATCAGAAagggacagaacataaagactcctctaactctgggaaatgaaccaggggtggtggaaggggaggagggcagggggtgggggtgaatgggtgacaggcactgaggggggcacttgacgggatgagcactgggtgttattctgtatgttggtaaattgaccaccaataaaaaataaattcattattaaaaaagaaataaaaaaataaaacaaatggtaatttggcccttaaaaaaaaaaaaaaaaaaaaaaaaaggaagtggccACACAACTGGCATACAGCAGGGCTATCACTAAAAGCCAATTTACTCTACTCTGGCCCTACAGAATTTGCCAGTGCAGACATTAGTAAAAGAATTATCAGGTCTgaccttagaaaaaaaattccaagggcACCACTATAATATTTACAATTATCCCATTTTTTTGGGGTGTACACAAGAGTAGTGGGTGGGgacaatctcaagcaggctccatgtccagcatagagcccaatgatgggcttgatcccacaaccctgagatcatgacctgagctgaaatcaagagttggcactTAAAAGGAAACTCCCAAGAAGCACTATGTTTTATCTAAAGCAGGTTTTAGAGAAGTAAAACTGAAGTCAAGACTTGAAGTAATCCCAGGCATCTTGATCTGTAAATGAAACGCGGAAATGGACAAGACTTTTAGAAACTGTTTATTTTCCGTCAACcttatttccattctgttccttcTGTGGAAGAGCAGCTTAAGACCACTCAGTGGTTGTTCCTACCCATTCAGTGGCCTGAGCAGTGGGAGCTGCAGACCAATCTTCAGTGGCTGGCTGAGCGCTCCAGTCTTCTGTtaagaaaacaccaaaaaataGTCAGCCCCACTGCCACCAGCACTGTGCTGTGAATTCCACCAAATACACATTTCAAAGGACAAACACGCAAGGCCAGACCACTTCAAAAGCACCCAAATTCAATCTGTCAAGTTATCAGCACAGCTATACCGCACTGGCATGAAAACCTTTCAATACTAGTATATATAGCCATGGAGATCTTGTAAGTTAGAGAATTACCAAAAATCCAAGTGACTAGCCTGATCTATCACAATACATACCAGTAGGGAACTGCTGAATAGGCACAGAGGGCACCTGCACGCCTTCAGACCAGTCTGCAACTTCAGGCTGAGTAGCAGTGAACTCAGGAGCTGGAGCCGTCCATTCACCCTGAAATTCCTCCTTAGTTACAGCCTTTTCAGCAGCAgcctgttcttccttttcaatctggttaaggaaaaaaagtttattgggacaaattttatttcaaagaagcaTAAACCAAGATGTCTGATTTGCTATGTAACCACAGGCCTTTGCGGAGGAAGCTTACCTCTTCAGGATCTCTGTAGAAGTAGAGATCAGGCATGACTTCCCATGGGTGCTCACGGGAAATGGTGCCACGCATGCGCAGGACTTCCCGGGCTAGCATCCACCACATCAGACCCACTGAGTGAGCTCCCTGCAAGAGCGCCAGGTTAAGAAGGGACACCTAGCCACCTCCCAATTCCACTTTTCTGTCCCATCATCTAGATCCCTGGTACCAAGAAAATAGACACATTTCCCACTTTAAGCACTTATTTTTAACAAGGAGTACTCTATAATTAGTGGGTCTCCACTGGACCCATgggaattaaaatacaaaaacacaactGTCAAGAACCCCCCGCCCCCAATGAAACAAAATACCTAAAGAGTGCCTGGACCCTGGTATTAAAACATCTCTAGGTGATTCTTACATGGAACCAAGGTTTTGAGACCAATACACTGGACCAATTTGAACCATATGCAACCCACCTTTTAAGGACCTCATTGCACGATTCATCAAGTTGCTCTGAAAACCGAAAAAGCCCAGTAATGCCTGAGTCGCCCAAATAGTTAAGAAatatggagaaaaacagaaaacacagaccATCTAAAAAACGGTTCTCCTTAAAGCTCTGACATATCTGAATTCTACTTGTAGCAAGAATTACTATCAAACTCCACTCATTGGGCCAGAGACCCTTGTGGTGTTAGCGAAAAGACTTGCCCCTCATGTAGCACACTACCTACACTTGTGAGTTCATCGGCCAGCCAGTGGCCTCAACTCCAAGCTCTAACAATGTGCAGAGGAATGCCCAACGGTTTCAAGAGTACTCACTATTGAGGCTCTAGTGTGTCATAATGCCGTTACCTTGTTGTTGCAAGGGATGGCAATGTCCACGTAGCGCAGAGGAGAGTCTGTGTTACACAGAGCAATGGTAGGCAGGTTAACGTAAGATGCCTCTGTGAGAGGCTGGTGGTCAGCCCTGGGATCAGTAACCACCAGAAGCCTTGGCTCTCGGAAGGCTGCCTGGATCTGGTTAGTGAAGGTTCCAGGAGTGAAGCGGCCAGCAATAGGAG
The Canis aureus isolate CA01 chromosome 22, VMU_Caureus_v.1.0, whole genome shotgun sequence genome window above contains:
- the RPSA gene encoding small ribosomal subunit protein uS2, which translates into the protein MSGALDVLQMKEEDVLKFLAAGTHLGGTNLDFQMEQYIYKRKSDGIYIINLKRTWEKLLLAARAIVAIENPADVSVISSRNTGQRAVLKFAAATGATPIAGRFTPGTFTNQIQAAFREPRLLVVTDPRADHQPLTEASYVNLPTIALCNTDSPLRYVDIAIPCNNKGAHSVGLMWWMLAREVLRMRGTISREHPWEVMPDLYFYRDPEEIEKEEQAAAEKAVTKEEFQGEWTAPAPEFTATQPEVADWSEGVQVPSVPIQQFPTEDWSAQPATEDWSAAPTAQATEWVGTTTEWS